The genomic DNA GACTCACTCAGCTCCGGGTTCTAAGTCTTCGCTCTAATCGTCTCTCCGGTCAGATCCCTTCAGATTTCTCGAATCTCACTCACCTCCGAAGCTTGTATCTCCAACACAACGAATTCTCCGGCGAGTTTCCGGCGAGTATTACTCAGTTAAACAACTTGATCCGTCTTGATATCTCATCTAACAACCTCACTGGTTCGATTCCTTTCTCAGTCAACAATCTCACTCACTTGACTGGTTTGTTTCTCGGTAACAACGGTTTCTCAGGGAACCTCCCAAGTATTAGTCTCGGTTTAGTCGACTTCAATGTCTCTAACAACAATCTAAACGGTTCGATTCCGTCTTCCTTGTCGAGGTTCTCAGCTGAATCGTTCACTGGGAATGTAGATCTCTGCGGTGGTCCTTTAAAGCCTTGTAAATCTTTCTTCGTGTCTCCGTCGCCATCTCCCTCGTCTTCGGTTACTCCTTCAAAACGTGTATCCGGCAAGAACTCCAAGCTTTCCACGGGCGCCATTGTCGCCATATCCGTGGCTAGCGCACTCGTGGCGCTTCTCCTGTTGGCTCTGCTCTTGTTCTTGTgtataagaaagagaagaggaagcaaAGACGCGAGGACGAAGCAGAGGAAACCTGCGGGGGTAGCCCACACATCATTAACGAATGTGGATCTTCCACCGGGTGCTTCGTCCTCGAAAGAGGAAGTAACAGGGACGTCATCAGGAATGGGAGGTGAAACAGAGAGGAATAAGCTTGTTTTCACTGAAGGAGGAGTGTATAGTTTCGATTTGGAAGATTTGCTTAGAGCTTCAGCTGAGGTTTTAGGGAAAGGAAGTGTAGGCACGTCGTATAAGGCGGTGTTAGAGGAAGGTACCACGGTTGTTGTGAAGCGGCTTAAGGATGTAATGGCGTCTAAGAAAGAGTTCGAAACACAAATGGAGGTTGTTGGTAAAATCAAACACCCTAATGTGATTCCATTGAGAGCTTATTATTACTCCAAAGATGAGAAACTTCTCGTTTTCGATTTCATGCCTACCGGAAGCTTATCTGCTCTTCTTCAcggtttgttttcttaattctcTTCCTATCAGTTTTTTAGTTTGTTAATGGTATTCTAGTTAACATTAGCTAGATACATTGTGTAGAATCTTGGTTAGTTTAGTGAGGATTTGGTTAAAATGAAATGAGATCTTAGTGAGGTTAAGGAGTGatgatttgataatatttttctaaGGGATACAATACAACTTATGTGATTTATGCTTTGCGAAAAAACATTCTTATGACACAGCTTCACAttctttagatattttatttctttttgttgaattgtggTAGTAGTTATAGCTGTAGTTGTTAAGcaattattaaaatagaaaaggtGTTGCCGACATTATATGTGTCTGTCTGGTAAttgtcataataataataatttcatgatttttgcttctctctcactctttaaAGAttggaataaagaaaaaagaaaaaaagactctTCCACATGGGGCTTTTTTCATCATATCTCTTAAAACCCTTTTCCTTGAAGTATACTTTTGTCTAACTGAGTGAACTGAAGTGTTTTGAAGAACCTTTTAGGATATGGATATTTCCTTTCAATGAAACTGTCTGTATTTACAGTTTTCAAGCTGATAACCCCTAGTTATGATGAGTATTATAATGTTTCTGGCTAATACTATGACCAGTTTGGTCTTTTATTAACCTGCAGCATCTGGCTAATAGTTCTGTGTTTGTATCAGGGAGCCGTGGATCAGGGCGAACTCCGTTAGATTGGGATAACCGTATGAGAATTGCGATAACTGCTGCAAGAGGGTTGGCTCATCTACACGTTTCAGCCAAATTGGTACACGGAAACATCAAAGCCTCAAACATCCTACTACATCAAAACCAAGACACATGCGTCTCTGACTATGGACTGAATCAACTCTTCAGTAACTCGAGTCCACCAAACCGTTTGGCGGGTTACCATGCTCCTGAAGTTCTCGAGACACGGAAAGTAACTTACAAATCGGATGTGTACAGTTTCGGGGTGTTACTGCTTGAACTGTTGACAGGTAAATCACCAAACCAGGCATCACTTGGTGAAGAAGGCATTGATCTACCCCGGTGGGTACTTTCCGTGGTCCGGGAAGAATGGACTGCTGAAGTATTTGACGTTGAGCTGATGAGGTACCACAACATAGAGGAAGAGATGGTTCAGCTTCTTCAAATCGCAATGGCTTGTGTATCAACAGTTCCTGATCAAAGACCTGTGATGCAAGAAGTGCTGAGAATGATTGAAGATGTGAACAGAAGTGAGACAACCGATGACGGGTTAAGACAATCGTCTGATGACCCGTCAAAAGGATCAGAAGGTCAGACTCCTCCTGGGGAATCAAGGACACCACCACGGTCAGTCACGCCTTAGCAATTGAATGGAagtgaaacaacaacaacaaaaaaaagaaaagaaagggaaagcagctttaattgtttttgttttgtgtttactttctttttttaactcctcaaaaggagataaagaaagGGATGAGATAGTGTGTGAGGTCTTTGTTCGGTGTGACagtaaagctaaaaaaaaaaaaaaaaaagactggaCCATCTCTACATTTGGACCAACTTCTTCAAGATGGTATCTCCCATCTATTTTTTTCAGTCTTTCGAGATATTCTAatggttattattttttcttttctttgaatattGTGTTTACATTACAGGTTCAAATCAAAGTTCAAACcgctctgcttttttttttatttcactaTAACACTTAAACTAGAGATTTTTATGAGCTTACtctttataatttggtttaggATTTTGCCTTTTTGGGAAAGTTTTATCTTTGACTTTGACGACAGTGTAAACGGACTGAAAATGAAACCTCTTagatcatttttttaattttcagcaTTAACAGCTTTACTCTTAGGCTGTTtatatacatgatttttttGGAACCAAAAACGAAAACAGATGTTAATTTTCCTTGGTTGTGTAGCTTACATTAGTATTTCCATTGAATAATTTTGAGATGCTCATGAACTTATTGGAGATAGAAGAGTCCAAGGAATCATTGATGGCTCAATTCGTTGACGATTTGCAAGAGCATATTGTCCAAAAAGtggagaaaatatatatacactacaagTAAATAAATGTGAAATGAAGGTTACTTATCTGAAAACAAATCTAGAGTGTCACTAAAACTTTGAATTCTAGTTGTTAGCAAggagtaaaaaaacaatgtCCTTGtataactaaaaaagaaaaagatcggGCTGTCTTATTCAAACACATCACGCTAATACTAATCAACCATATAACTTTGAATAAtgttaaaatccaaaaaaaaaaaaacataaaaacaatgtcatattactccctccgtttcaaaatataagatgttttagagaaattttttgtttcataatatataatattttcaaatttctatgcaacttttagattagtttagtattttatattatgcagtattgtttctgattggttgaatttgttaaaagtaatGACTTtttttaatctgcgtgctttggTTAAAACATCATACATTTTGAAACGGTGGGAGTATAACTTAGAATAATGTCACATTATTCGCACGCATCCAACTATGGGAACGCAGGCATAACCATAACTAAGGAGATATCCTCATAATTCAACTTATTATGGAACTTGCAAGAGTCTGGAAAGCAAAGATTAGAATTTGGAGATGAAGTCAAGGATAATTTGGAGAATCTCTTGAGGCTTCTCTTGGTTAATGAAGTGAGCCACTCCTTCCATGACCACAGGCTCTTCGAGCAAAGGCACATCTTCCTTAAACTTTGGACCGTNNNNNNNNNNNNNNNNNNNNNNNNNNNNNNNNNNNNNNNNNNNNNNNNNNNNNNNNNNNNNNNNNNNNNNNNNNNNNNNNNNNNNNNNNNNNNNNNNNNNNNNNNNNNNNNNNNNNNNNNNNNNNNNNNNNNNNNNNNNNNNNNNNNNNNNNNNNNNNNNNNNNNNNNNNNNNNNNNNNNNNNNNNNNNNNNNNNNNNNNNNNNNNNNNNNNNNNNNNNNNNNNNNNNNNNNNNNNNNNNNNNNNNNNNNNNNNNNNNNNNNNNNNNNNNNNNNNNNNNNNNNNNNNNNNNNNNNNNNNNNNNNNNNNNNNNNNNNNNNNNNNNNNNNNNNNNNNNNNNNNNNNNNNNNNNNNNNNNNNNNNNNNNNNNNNNNNNNNNNNNNNNNNNNNNNNNNNNNNNNNNNNNNNNNNNNNNNNNNNNNNNNNNNNNNNNNNNNNNNNNNNNNNNNNNNNNNNNNNNNNNNNNNNNNNNNNNNNNNNNNNNNNNNNNNNNNNNNNNNNNNNNNNNNNNNNNNNNNNNNNNNNNNNNNNNNNNNNNNNNNNNNNNNNNNNNNNNNNNNNNNNNNNNNNNNNNNNNNNNNNNNNNNNNNNNNNNNNNNNNNNNNNNNNNNNNNNNNNNNNNNNNNNNNNNNNNNNNNNNNNNNNNNNNNNNNNNNNNNNNNNNNNNNNNNNNNNNNNNNNNNNNNNNNNNNNNNNNNNNNNNNNNNNNNNNNNNNNNNNNNNNNNNNNNNNNNNNNNNNNNNNNNNNNNNNNNNNNNNNNNNNNNNNNNNNNNNNNNNNNNNNNNNNNNNNNNNNNNNNNNNNNNNNNNNNNNNNNNNNNNNNNNNNNNNNNNNNNNNNNNNNNNNNNNNNNNNNNNNNNNNNNNNNNNNNNNNNNNNNNNNNNNNNNNNNNNNNNNNNNNNNNNNNNNNNNNNNNNNNNNNNNNNNNNNNNNNNNNNNNNNNNNNNNNNNNNNNNNNNNNNNNNNNNNNNNNNNNNNNNNNNNNNNNNNNNNNNNNNNNNNNNNNNNNNNNNNNNNNNNNNNNNNNNNNNNNNNNNNNNNNNNNNNNNNNNNNNNNNNNNNNNNNNNAGTCTGGAAAGCAAAGATTAGAATTTGGAGATGAAGTCAAGGATAATTTGGAGAATCTCTTGAGGCTTCTCTTGGTTAATGAAGTGAGCCACTCCTTCCATGACCACAGGCTCTTCGAGCAAAGGCACATCTTCCTTAAACTTTGGACCGTGTATGTATTCCTTCACACCATGCATATAGTAGACCAGATCAAGGTCCCCTATCACAAACTTTGTAGGCACCTGGATTTTGCTTCCTACCCATGGACCCAACAGCTCATTGTTCCTGCCATTACAAAACCCAAATGACACTTCTGCCTAAACAATAGGGACCGGACAACAATTTGTCTTGTTCAAAAGCTTACCGGTTAAAATTACGGTAGTAATTGACTGGACCAGAGAAGCCTTTCTCTTCAAACTTGGTGACGAAGTAAGCAACATCTTCCTCCGTTAGCCAAGACGGTAAAGGTATAGTTTCATCTTTCGATCCCCAAAAGCTTTTGTCTTTCGGTATATTAAGTGGTGCAGGAGTTCTGTAAGTGAGTATCTTCTTCATAACTCTCTCTGTTCCAACCTCTGCAATCTCAGCCTCTATATCTCCAACCTCCTACACTCAAGACTCCATCAATCAAACCCTATAACCTAAAGATTCCTTTGACTTCAAGTAATTAGCTAGGAAGAAAGAGTAAAGAACGAACCTGAAACCTACAGACGTAGTAATCATCGCCGTAGAAAGCACGCAAGCGATCAACGGGCTTCACCGAGGGATCGGTTGGCCGGAAAGAGAAGGGAACGCTAAGGTTGACCAAAGCTCTGACTTTATCAGGTCGGAAGAGACATAAGTACCAAGCGATGAGAGCTCCCCAGTCATGTCCAACCACAAACACCTTCTCATCCTCGGAAGAGGTTAAGGCGGATATGACAGCGATCATGTCACCTACGATGTTGAAGCAAGTGTAGGAAGAGATCTCAGCAGGAGCATCGGAGTCACCGTAACCACGTAGGTCAGGAGCAACGGCTCGGTAGCCACGAGCGGCGAGTCCAGGGATCTGGTGACGCCATGAGTACCAAAGCTCAGGGAAGCCATGGAGGAAGAGAACTATAGGACCATCGGAAGGGCCTTGGATCGCCACATGGATGTCTACGCCGTTTCCTCTTACCTTGTGGTGCtccattattttttacttttgtgtgGTTCACAGTGGCTAAAGGAGAGAATCTTGAGTGGCTAATCTTTATACACTAGAGATTTATTTCATCTTGGGTTTATCTCCAACACGTGTTAAAAATTCTCTCATCTAGAATGTGTTCTTTAGCGTCAATCTACTAAAGTCTTACGAGTGCAATGAATCAAAATTGGGAATGATTTGACATTTCggcatttatgaaaaaaaaaaaagattttgttttgatggGGAAACGTTATTAATTAAGACATTCTTCGTATGTGATCAAATTTTGCAATTTTTAAGCTTAAAAGGAGATAGTAAAAAAGATGTGTTaatattttgttgaaatttttgattCGGTGAATCGTGGAGACAAATAATCAAATTACATAaatgatttatatctattttcCGTAGTAAGAAAAGAACCGTTAGAGAAATTATGAGCATTAAATGTATTTCTTGAATAAAAAGTTTGACTagtttttcataaaaaaacataaaagcattAAAGGTtaaatgtcataaaaatcctGAACTGAACTtatcaaaaatgtaaaagaagcatcaactttttttttacggtGGATTAAATTGTTAACTTTAGTTGagagatttgttttgttgttaaatcaaaaacaaaacaaataaaaaagagttgAGAAATTTGTTAAATGTGCATAAAGTTCTGAGAATTCatgaataattatataaaaggatTATATTGTATTTGAAAAGACTTTTAAGAATCCTAGGgcttttcatattattttgaaagttatgttTTGACATTAAACTGTTAAGAATCAATATCCCAGTAACACTTGATTTTGAGGAAGCAtgttaaaaagttgaaatttatttaaatttcatcatataataataaaaacaggTAAAAATACAATAGTATCTAAGTGATGAAGTGAttggacctttttttttgtgtaatctATTTACCTTTGTTTTAATGGTGTTCTTATCTAAAGATTTATGTTGTGTTATAGGTGAAAATATGTTGCAACTGAGCTCTTGCGAGctcaaattttgtttatattgaaCTTCGTTATTTTTGTGTTGtgagtgttttttgtttatgaatgCAAAAATCTGTATTGAAACAGAAAATAGGAAAGATACTACTTTACTTTTTGcaaatttgttattgtttattcttaaaaataaaacgtCCGCTCCACACACGTCCTTAAAAAGGCTCCTCTCCTCGTCTCCAACGGCTAGAAGTAACATTTTGTATGACCATCGCTCATTTTAAACCGTTAGATCTCAATTAAAAGTTAAACCAACGGTCAATTcgatttcaacaaaaaaaacatgaccGTTAGAGAGagctaaatttttttgtttttcccctttatttaaaagaaaactgtgcccttcttcttctcaatcacaAATCTTCACGATCGagaaaaagttagggttttgtgaGAGAGAAGCGAAAAAGAGGTTCTGAATCAGAGAGAGTGGCGTCTGGTTGGGTTGAAGCCGGGACGGGAAAGGGTCGTCTCCGGGGTTTCTTTTCATCTCTGTTAACGAGTATTGGAGGAGCGTTGCTTCAGatcacagaagaagaagaagaacaacaacaacaaggttcaGTAATGGCGTCTAGAGTCTCTGATCTTCCTCATCAGCGCGGTTTCGCAGGTTTTTGTTTCTGAGTCTTTGAttaattgatcttttttttacaCCCATTAATTCGATTTCTTGCAATTAAGTGGTTTCTTGATTACAGATTGTTTCAATTTGTTATGGATCTTGATCGATTGATCTGTTACATCTgttaatctaatatttttttttcccgtttCCTTTTAAGTTTCTTGCAATTGCCTGGGTTTTGATCTGATGAGACTTTTAAGTTTCTGTTCGTttacataaacaacaaaaaaaaaaagtgattatttttgttttgggtaaAACGACTGATGGGTTTGTGTTGTGCTATATATAGGCGAAATCAAATCGAAGAATGTTGCGGGACATGGGAGACAAAACCGAAAAGTTCTTGGAGACATTGGGAATCTCGTCACTGGTCGTGATGTTGTAACCGGAAAGGTGAGATTTTAAAACATCCTCTTTCGTTCTTTGATCATGTTCTGTTTTCCCCCAAATTTACAACTCATGCATAGAAGTATTTTTACATCTCAGGACGTTGCGAAGAAGGCGAAACCGCAGCAGACAAAGGCTGAGGTTGTTATTGTCATTAGCCCTGATGAAAACGAGAAAAGCTGCAAACCACATTTTAGCAGAAGAACTCATACAAGAGGAACCAAGACTTTTACCGCAACCTTAAGAGCACGAAGCAAGGCTGCTGCGACTGCGAGCGGAGTGAAAGAAAACGTAAAGGAGGAGGATCCTGTGGTTGATATTGATGCTGTGGATGCTGACAACGAACTTGCTGCTGTCGAATACGTAGATGACATCTTCAAGTATTACAAGACTGTAGAAGAGGAAGGAGGAATCAAAGACTATATAGGATCACAGCCTGAGATTAACGAGAAGATGAGATCTATTCTGATCGATTGGCTTGTTGACGTTCACAGGAAGTTTGAGTTGATGCCAGAGACGCTTTACCTAACCATTAACCTTGTTGATCGATTTCTATCTTTGGCTATGGTTCCTAGAAGAGAGCTTCAGCTGTTGGGACTAGGTGCTATGCTTATAGCTTGCAAGTATGAAGAGATTTGGGCTCCTGAGGTTAATGACTTCGTCTGTATCTCCGACAATGCCTATTGCAGGAAACAGGTTTTGGCTATGGAGAAATCCATCTTAGGAAAAGTTGAATGGTACATCACTGTTCCAACTCCTTATGTGTTCCTTGGTCGCTATGTTAAAGCTTCGGTTCCATGTGACATTGAGATGGAGAAACTGGTGTTCTACTTGGCTGAGCTGGGACTTATGCAGTATCCTTTAGTTGTGTTAAACCGTCCATCGATGCTGGCTGCATCAGCGGTTTATGCTGCGCGTCAAACCCTTGGAAAGACGCCTGTTTGGACTGAGACCTTGAAACATCACACTGGCTACTTGGAAGATGAGATTATGTAAGCTATTCCAATCTAATCTTTGCTTTATGTTATTGATCTATTTCATTATTGCGGTCATGAATTAAcaatggtttggttttgttttttttcagggAGCATGCGAAAATGTTGATGAAATTAAGGGACTCGGCTTCAGAGAGTACACTAACTGCAGTGTTCAAGAAACACTCCGTCTCAGAAAACGCTGAAGTTGCTCTTCTTTCTTCCCTCGAAGACTAATCCGTTTCTTGTTCATGAagaattaagaaacaaaaccctagttttttgtTGATCATGTAGCTGTAATGATCTCCCTCTTGCCttctgttttggtttgatgTAGTTTTGGAATCTCTGTGAGATCTGTTAGAAAGAATGATGATcatgaacaagtttttttttgtatgtgtggtTTTTTCGATTATCTTAAGTGTCTCTTGGATTTTTCTGATTAAGGTTGACTGTTGTTATCTTATAATAGAGATACTGTTAATCCTTTTGTCACATTTCTAGTGTTAAGAGACCTTTCCAAACATTGTTGGAACGTATAATATTGAGAAGCAGATTTTCTAGAATCACATTTCACAATTGTTTCAGGTCTTTGCAGGATTTTGGTTGATAAGGTTTGGNNNNNNNNNNNNNNNNNNNNNNNNNNNNNNNNNNNNNNNNNNNNNNNNNNNNNNNNNNNNNNNNNNNNNNNNNNNNNNNNNNNNNNNNNNNNNNNNNNNNNNNNNNNNNNNNNNNNNNNNNNNNNNNNNNNNNNNNNNNNNNNNNNNNNNNNNNNNNNNNNNNNNNNNNNNNNNNNNNNNNNNNNNNNNNNNNNNNNNNNNNNNNNNNNNNNNNNNNNNNNNNNNNNNNNNNNNNNNNNNNNNNNNNNNNNNNNNNNNNNNNNNNNNNNNNNNNNNNNNNNNNNNNNNNNNNNNNNNNNNNNNNNNNNNNNNNNNNNNNNNNNNNNNNNNNNNNNNNNNNNNNNNNNNNNNNNNNNNNNNNNNNNNNNNNNNNNNNNNNNNNNNNNNNNNNNNNNNNNNNNNNNNNNNNNNNNNNNNNNNNNNNNNNNNNNNNNNNNNNNNNNNNNNNNNNNNNNNNNNNNNNNNNNNNNNNNNNNNNNNNNNNNNNNNNNNNNNNNNNNNNNNNNNNNNNNNNNNNNNNNNNNNNNNNNNNNNNNNNNNNNNNNNNNNNNNNNNNNNNNNNNNNNNNNNNNNNNNNNNNNNNNNNNNNNNNNNNNNNNNNNNNNNNNNNNNNNNNNNNNNNNNNNNNNNNNNNNNNNNNNNNNNNNNNNNNNNNNNNNNNNNNNNNNNNNNNNNNNNNNNNNNNNNNNNNNNNNNNNNNNNNNNNNNNNNNNNNNNNNNNNNNNNNNNNNNNNNNNNNNNNNNNNNNNNNNNNNNNNNNNNNNNNNNNNNNNNNNNNNNNNNNNNNNNNNNNNNNNNNNNNNNNNNNNNNNNNNNNNNNNNNNNNNNNNNNNNNNNNNNNNNNNNNNNNNNNNNNNNNNNNNNNNNNNNNNNNNNNNNNNNNNNNNNNNNNNNNNNNNNNNNNNNNNNNNNNNNNNNNNNNNNNNNNNNNNNNNNNNNNNNNNNNNNNNNNNNNNNNNNNNNNNNNNNNNNNNNNNNNNNNNNNNNNNNNNNNNNNNNNNNNNNNNNNNNNNNNNNNNNNNNNNNNNNNNNNNNNNNNNNNNNNNNNNNNNNNNNNNNNNNNNNNNNNNNNNNNNNNNNNNNNNNNNNNNNNNNNNNNNNNNNNNNNNNNNNNNNNNNNNNNNNNNNNNNNNNNNNNNNNNNNNNNNNNNNNNNNNNNNNNNNNNNNNNNNNNNNNNNNNNNNNNNNNNNNNNNNNNNNNNNNNNNNNNNNNNNNNNNNNNNNNNNNNNNNNNNNNNNNNNNNNNNNNNNNNNNNNNNNNNNNNNNNNNNNNNNNNNNNNNNNNNNNNNNNNNNNNNNNNNNNNNNNNNNNNNNNNNNNNNNNNNNNNNNNNNNNNNNNNNNNNNNNNNNNNNNNNNNNNNNNNNNNNNNNNNNNNNNNNNNNNNNNNNNNNNNNNNNNNNNNNNNNNNNNNNNNNNNNNNNNNNNNNNNNNNNNNNNNNNNNNNNNNNNNNNNNNNNNNNNNNNNNNNNNNNNNNNNNNNNNNNNNNNNNNNNNNNNNNNNNNNNNNNNNNNNNNNNNNNNNNNNNNNNNNNNNNNNNNNNNNNNNNNNNNNNNNNNNNNNNNNNNNNNNNNNNNNNNNNNNNNNNNNNNNNNNNNNNNNNNNNNNNNNNNNNNNNNNNNNNNNNNNNNNNNNNNNNNNNNNNNNNNNNNNNNNNNNNNNNNNNNNNNNNNNNNNNNNNNNNNNNNNNNNNNNNNNNNNNNNNNNNNNNNNNNNNNNNNNNNNNNNNNNNNNNNNNNNNNNNNNNNNNNNNNNNNNNNNNNNNNNNNNNNNNNNNNNNNNNNNNNNNNNNNNNNNNNNNNNNNNNNNNNNNNNNNNNNNNNNNNNNNNNNNNNNNNNNNNNNNNNNNNNNNNNNNNNNNNNNNNNNNNNNNNNNNNNNNNNNNNNNNNNNNNNNNNNNNNNNNNNNNNNNNNNNNNNNNNNNNNNNNNNNNNNNNNNNNNNNNNNNNNNNNNNNNNNNNNNNNNNNNNNNNNNNNNNNNNNNNNNNNNNNNNNNNNNNNNNNNNNNNNNNNNNNNNNNNNNNNNNNNNNNNNNNNNNNNNNNNNNNNNNNNNNNNNNNNNNNNNNNNNNNNNNNNNNNNNNNNNNNNNNNNNNNNNNNNNNNNNNNNNNNNNNNNNNNNNNNNNNNNNNNNNNNNNNNNNNNNNNNNNNNNNNNNNNNNNNNNNNNNNNNNNNNNNNNNNNNNNNNNNNNNNNNNNNNNNNNNNNNNNNNNNNNNNNNNNNNNNNNNNNNNNNNNNNNNNNNNNNNNNNNNNNNNNNNNNNNNNNNNNNNNNNNNNNNNNNNNNNNNNNNNNNNNNNNNNNNNNNNNNNNNNNNNNNNNNNNNNNNNNNNNNNNNNNNNNNNNNNNNNNNNNNNNNNNNNNNNNNNNNNNNNNNNNNNNNNNNNNNNNNNNNNNNNNNNNNNNNNNNNNNNNNNNNNNNNNNNNNNNNNNNNNNNNNNNNNNNNNNNNNNNNNNNNNNNNNNNNNNNNNNNNNNNNNNNNNNNNNNNNNNNNNNNNNNNNNNNNNNNNNNNNNNNNNNNNNNNNNNNNNNNNNNNNNNNNNNNNNNNNNNNNNNNNNNNNNNNNNNNNNNNNNNNNNNNNNNNNNNNNNNNNNNNNNNNNNNNNNNNNNNNNNNNNNNNNNNNNNNNNNNNNNNNNNNNNNNNNNNNNNNNNNNNNNNNNNNNNNNNNNNNNNNNNNNNNNNNNNNNNNNNNNNNNNNNNNNNNNNNNNNNNNNNNNNNNNNNNNNNNNNNNNNNNNNNNNNNNNNNNNNNNNNNNNNNNNNNNNNNNNNNNNNNNNNNNNNNNNNNNNNNNNNNNNNNNNNNNNNNNNNNNNNNNNNNNNNNNNNNNNNNNNNNNNNNNNNNNNNNNNNNNNNNNNNNNNNNNNNNNNNNNNNNNNNNNNNNNNNNNNNNNNNNNNNNNNNNNNNNNNNNNNNNNNNNNNNNNNNNNNNNNNNNNNNNNNNNNNNNNNNNNNNNNNNNNNNNNNNNNNNNNNNNNNNNNNNNNNNNNNNNNNNNNNNNNNNNNNNNNNNNNNNNNNNNNNNNNNNNNNNNNNNNNNNNNNNNNNNNNNNNNNNNNNNNNNNNNNNNNNNNNNNNNNNNNNNNNNNNNNNNNNNNNNNNNNNNNNNNNNNNNNNNNNNNNNNNNNNNNNNNNNNNNNNNNNNNNNNNNNNNNNNNNNNNNNNNNNNNNNNNNNNNNNNNNNNNNNNNNNNNNNNNNNNNNNNNNNNNNNNNNNNNNNNNNNNNNNNNNNNNNNNNNNNNNNNNNNNNNNNNNNNNNNNNNNNNNNNNNNNNNNNNNNNNNNNNNNNN from Camelina sativa cultivar DH55 chromosome 7, Cs, whole genome shotgun sequence includes the following:
- the LOC104703493 gene encoding cyclin-B1-4-like, which gives rise to MASRVSDLPHQRGFAGEIKSKNVAGHGRQNRKVLGDIGNLVTGRDVVTGKDVAKKAKPQQTKAEVVIVISPDENEKSCKPHFSRRTHTRGTKTFTATLRARSKAAATASGVKENVKEEDPVVDIDAVDADNELAAVEYVDDIFKYYKTVEEEGGIKDYIGSQPEINEKMRSILIDWLVDVHRKFELMPETLYLTINLVDRFLSLAMVPRRELQLLGLGAMLIACKYEEIWAPEVNDFVCISDNAYCRKQVLAMEKSILGKVEWYITVPTPYVFLGRYVKASVPCDIEMEKLVFYLAELGLMQYPLVVLNRPSMLAASAVYAARQTLGKTPVWTETLKHHTGYLEDEIMEHAKMLMKLRDSASESTLTAVFKKHSVSENAEVALLSSLED
- the LOC104703491 gene encoding probable inactive receptor kinase At2g26730, with amino-acid sequence MAWVLNSLVSILLLTHQVNSESISEKQALLTFLKQTPHENRLQWNESDSACNWVGVECNANQSSIHSLRLPGTGLVGQIPPGSLGRLTQLRVLSLRSNRLSGQIPSDFSNLTHLRSLYLQHNEFSGEFPASITQLNNLIRLDISSNNLTGSIPFSVNNLTHLTGLFLGNNGFSGNLPSISLGLVDFNVSNNNLNGSIPSSLSRFSAESFTGNVDLCGGPLKPCKSFFVSPSPSPSSSVTPSKRVSGKNSKLSTGAIVAISVASALVALLLLALLLFLCIRKRRGSKDARTKQRKPAGVAHTSLTNVDLPPGASSSKEEVTGTSSGMGGETERNKLVFTEGGVYSFDLEDLLRASAEVLGKGSVGTSYKAVLEEGTTVVVKRLKDVMASKKEFETQMEVVGKIKHPNVIPLRAYYYSKDEKLLVFDFMPTGSLSALLHGSRGSGRTPLDWDNRMRIAITAARGLAHLHVSAKLVHGNIKASNILLHQNQDTCVSDYGLNQLFSNSSPPNRLAGYHAPEVLETRKVTYKSDVYSFGVLLLELLTGKSPNQASLGEEGIDLPRWVLSVVREEWTAEVFDVELMRYHNIEEEMVQLLQIAMACVSTVPDQRPVMQEVLRMIEDVNRSETTDDGLRQSSDDPSKGSEGQTPPGESRTPPRSVTP
- the LOC109124750 gene encoding bifunctional epoxide hydrolase 2-like; this encodes MEHHKVRGNGVDIHVAIQGPSDGPIVLFLHGFPELWYSWRHQIPGLAARGYRAVAPDLRGYGDSDAPAEISSYTCFNIVGDMIAVISALTSSEDEKVFVVGHDWGALIAWYLCLFRPDKVRALVNLSVPFSFRPTDPSVKPVDRLRAFYGDDYYVCRFQEVGDIEAEIAEVGTERVMKKILTYRTPAPLNIPKDKSFWGSKDETIPLPSWLTEEDVAYFVTKFEEKGFSGPVNYYRNFNRNNELLGPWVGSKIQVPTKFVIGDLDLVYYMHGVKEYIHGPKFKEDVPLLEEPVVMEGVAHFINQEKPQEILQIILDFISKF